The following are from one region of the Streptomyces decoyicus genome:
- a CDS encoding non-ribosomal peptide synthetase, producing MTQAQSPAAAEQTDATVPSGDAPGRARTGERGPRSVREEVLCRLFAQVLGVPTVGVADNFFALGGHSLRAAQLLSRIRSVLGVELGVRELFGSPTVAGLADLLADGAAARPAVTARARPAVVPLSFAQQRLWFLDRLERSPTYHAPFAFRVRGPVDVDALQPAVNDVVGRHEALRTVFPVRDDEPIQEILAPEQATVKVAVVPCAAEEVASLFHDAAFAPFDLGVELPLRVSLFTVAPDEHVLLLTLHHIASDGWSEAPLLRDLSAAYRARRTGTAPTWQVLPVQYADYTLWQRELLAEVGGQQADFWAEALQDLPQELALPTDRPRPPQPTHSGGLIRFGLPADLHGRLESLAREQGATLFMVLQAGLAALLTRLGAGTDIPLGTATAGRTDQALDGIVGFFVNTLVLRTDTSGNPSFGELLARTREGDLAAFAHQDLPFEQLVEKLNPDRSTARHPLFQTMLVLQNNAEGTLDLPGTTIVPEPLDTAPSKFDLGWSFTEERDADERPLGMSGILQFATDLFDHTTADTLTGLLVRVLDAAAEAPDTAIGSLEVFASRAEERALLGRTAEHRLPTRRASDPDGAAGAAGAGAASGDGPGRAGRGERGPRSAREEVLCQLFAQVLGVPTVGVTDNFFALGGHSLLATRLLSRIRSVLGVELGVREFFGSPTAAGLADLLADGAAARPAVTARARPAVVPLSFAQQRLWFLDRLEQSPTYNAPFAFRLRGPVDVDALQAAVNDVVGRHEALRTVFPAHDGEPRQQLLAPDEAAVEVIVVPCPAAEVSARFHAAAFTPFDLAEELPLRVTLFTVGPDDHLLLLTLHHIASDGWSLVPLLRDLSMAYRARLTGGAPVWQALPVQYADYTLWQRELLAEVGGQQADFWAEELRDLPQELVLPTDRPRPPRPTRSDGLVHFQLPAELHGRLESLAREQGATLFMVLQAGLAALLTRLGAGTDIPLGTATAGRTDQALDDIVGFFVNTLVLRTDTSGNPSFGELLARTREGDLAAFAHQDLPFEQLVEKLNPDRSSARHPLFQTMLVLQNNAEGTLDLPGTTITPQPLDTAPTKFDLDFTFTERHGADGSPGGVDGLLHYSADLFERATAEALTQRLLRLLTTAGAAPDTPIGAMELLSPQERVRILSRWNDTALPLPDDRPVHEIFEEQVRNNPDATAVVDADGTLTFRELNARANRLAWLLISQGIRPEQRVATLLPRAGEHIVALLAALKAGCCYVPMDPEYPKDRIALMLADAAPSFLLTDRENVARLRPGTKSSIEVLVLDDPAMRQSLSRYAPVDPHPADRPVPLRPDHLAYVIYTSGSTGRPKGVAVEHRNLSNLFHAHFAVFAPQVAASGDHRFRALVTGPLTFDSSWEPVLWLIGGHELHLVHDEVRRDPEAMAEYIGAAGIDYMELSPTYCRQLMTAGMLSAGQPSQPRIVELGGEAVDQALWSELRATSGTEGFNTYGPTECTVYVSHGAAADHERPVIGRPIGNNRMYVLDVGLRPLPAGVVGELYLAGAGTARGYLGRPGLTAQRFVACPFGEPGERMYRTGDLARWSADGVLEYVGRTDDQVKVRGFRIEPGEVESVLAGHDAVRQVTVIVREDRPGERKLVAYVVPTEQGRADAGELRRLATASLPRHMVPSSFVFLDALPLTSRGKLDRRMLPAPGDGTAERRRGPRTVREELLCGLFAEVLGVPEVGIDDDFFALGGHSMLATRLIARGRSVLGAELGIRTLFDAPTVAGLADRLSQDMPDDSLAVLLPLRSVRRAVTPSRTRGATPPEPLFCVHPAAGISWVYSGLLRHLAPDQPVYGLQAHGLTEPDAAPGSMAEMVEAYLAQIRSVQPDGPFSLLGWSFGGVVAHEMAVRLQEAGQKVNSLILMDSYPSNATVDGHDKGRRKKSGSGADGSDAQDAEELRQALFDSLGHQADSTAGPLALLGEQGLAAMVRVFARNSRLQNGFVPRSFRGDVLFFEATEGWVPGMQRPQAWRPHVTGRLAVTPVRGAHGELTRPEQLAQIGPVLANWCARHRK from the coding sequence ATGACGCAAGCGCAGAGCCCCGCGGCCGCGGAGCAGACCGACGCCACAGTCCCGTCCGGGGACGCCCCCGGCCGTGCCCGGACGGGCGAGCGGGGTCCGCGGTCGGTGCGGGAGGAGGTGCTGTGCCGGCTGTTCGCCCAGGTGCTGGGTGTGCCGACGGTGGGGGTGGCGGACAACTTCTTCGCCCTGGGCGGCCATTCGCTGAGGGCCGCCCAGCTCCTGAGCCGGATCCGTTCGGTGCTGGGCGTGGAGCTGGGCGTCCGCGAACTGTTCGGTTCACCGACCGTGGCGGGGCTGGCGGATCTGCTGGCCGACGGGGCCGCGGCCCGGCCGGCGGTGACGGCGCGGGCGCGGCCGGCGGTGGTGCCGCTGTCGTTCGCGCAGCAGCGGCTGTGGTTCCTGGACCGTCTGGAGCGAAGCCCGACCTACCACGCACCGTTCGCGTTCCGGGTGCGGGGCCCGGTGGATGTGGACGCCCTCCAGCCCGCCGTCAACGATGTGGTCGGGCGCCATGAGGCGCTGCGCACGGTCTTCCCCGTCCGCGACGACGAGCCCATCCAGGAGATCCTGGCACCCGAGCAAGCGACGGTGAAGGTGGCGGTGGTGCCGTGCGCCGCCGAGGAGGTGGCCTCCCTCTTCCATGACGCGGCGTTCGCCCCCTTCGACCTGGGCGTCGAACTGCCCTTGCGGGTCTCGCTGTTCACGGTCGCTCCCGATGAGCACGTACTGCTGTTGACGTTGCATCACATCGCCAGCGACGGCTGGTCGGAAGCTCCGTTGCTGCGCGATCTGTCGGCCGCCTACCGCGCCCGCCGTACCGGAACCGCGCCGACGTGGCAGGTACTCCCGGTCCAGTACGCGGATTACACGCTGTGGCAGCGTGAGCTGCTGGCGGAGGTGGGTGGGCAGCAGGCGGATTTCTGGGCCGAGGCGCTCCAGGATCTTCCGCAGGAGCTGGCGCTCCCCACCGACCGGCCGCGTCCCCCGCAGCCCACCCACTCCGGCGGTCTCATACGCTTCGGACTGCCTGCCGATCTCCATGGGCGTCTTGAGTCGCTGGCGCGTGAGCAGGGTGCGACGCTGTTCATGGTGCTTCAGGCGGGGCTGGCGGCGTTGCTGACGCGGCTGGGGGCCGGTACGGACATTCCGTTGGGTACCGCGACGGCGGGCCGGACCGATCAGGCGTTGGACGGCATCGTCGGGTTCTTCGTCAATACGCTGGTGCTGCGGACGGACACGTCGGGCAATCCGTCGTTCGGTGAGCTGCTCGCCCGGACACGGGAAGGTGATCTGGCGGCGTTCGCGCACCAGGATCTGCCCTTCGAGCAGCTGGTGGAGAAGCTGAATCCGGACCGGAGCACGGCCCGCCACCCCCTCTTCCAGACCATGCTCGTCCTCCAGAACAACGCCGAGGGCACCCTCGACCTCCCCGGCACCACCATCGTCCCCGAACCCCTCGACACCGCCCCCTCCAAATTCGACCTCGGCTGGAGCTTCACGGAGGAGCGGGACGCCGACGAACGCCCCCTGGGCATGTCCGGCATCCTCCAGTTCGCCACCGATCTGTTCGACCACACCACCGCGGACACCCTGACCGGCCTCCTCGTCCGCGTTCTCGACGCCGCAGCGGAGGCCCCGGACACCGCCATCGGTTCGCTGGAGGTCTTCGCGTCGCGGGCAGAGGAGCGGGCATTACTGGGCCGGACGGCCGAGCATCGTCTCCCCACCCGCCGCGCGTCCGACCCTGACGGTGCCGCGGGTGCCGCAGGTGCCGGTGCGGCGTCCGGGGACGGCCCCGGCCGGGCCGGGAGGGGCGAGCGGGGTCCGCGGTCGGCGCGGGAGGAGGTGCTGTGTCAGCTGTTCGCCCAGGTGCTGGGTGTGCCGACGGTGGGGGTGACGGACAATTTCTTCGCCCTGGGCGGTCATTCGCTGCTGGCCACTCGACTGCTGAGCCGGATCCGTTCGGTGCTGGGCGTGGAGCTGGGCGTCAGGGAGTTCTTCGGGTCCCCGACGGCCGCGGGGCTGGCGGATCTGCTGGCCGACGGGGCCGCGGCCCGGCCGGCGGTGACGGCGCGGGCGCGGCCGGCGGTGGTGCCGCTGTCGTTCGCGCAGCAGCGGCTGTGGTTCCTGGACCGTCTGGAGCAGAGTCCGACCTATAACGCGCCGTTCGCCTTCCGACTGCGGGGCCCCGTGGACGTGGACGCCCTCCAGGCCGCCGTCAACGACGTGGTCGGGCGCCACGAGGCCCTGCGCACGGTGTTCCCCGCCCACGACGGCGAACCGCGCCAGCAGCTGCTCGCCCCCGACGAGGCCGCCGTCGAGGTCATCGTGGTGCCGTGCCCCGCCGCTGAGGTCTCCGCCCGCTTCCACGCCGCGGCCTTCACGCCCTTCGACCTCGCCGAGGAACTGCCCCTGCGGGTCACGCTGTTCACCGTCGGCCCCGACGACCACCTTCTTCTGCTGACGCTGCATCACATCGCCAGCGACGGCTGGTCGCTGGTGCCCCTGCTGCGCGATCTGTCCATGGCCTATCGCGCCCGCCTCACCGGCGGTGCTCCCGTGTGGCAGGCACTCCCGGTCCAGTACGCGGATTACACGCTGTGGCAGCGTGAGCTGCTGGCGGAGGTGGGTGGGCAGCAGGCGGATTTCTGGGCCGAGGAGCTGAGGGATCTTCCGCAGGAACTCGTACTCCCCACCGACCGGCCCCGCCCGCCCCGGCCCACCCGCTCCGACGGCCTCGTCCACTTCCAGTTGCCCGCCGAACTCCATGGGCGTCTTGAGTCGCTGGCGCGTGAGCAGGGTGCGACGCTGTTCATGGTGCTTCAGGCGGGGCTGGCGGCGTTGCTGACACGGCTGGGGGCCGGTACGGACATTCCGTTGGGTACCGCGACGGCGGGCCGGACCGATCAGGCGTTGGACGACATCGTCGGGTTCTTCGTCAATACGCTGGTGCTGCGGACGGACACCTCGGGCAATCCGTCGTTCGGTGAGCTGCTCGCCCGGACACGGGAAGGTGACCTGGCGGCGTTCGCGCACCAGGATCTGCCCTTCGAGCAGCTGGTGGAGAAGCTGAATCCGGACCGGAGCAGCGCCCGCCACCCCCTCTTCCAGACCATGCTCGTCCTCCAGAACAACGCCGAGGGCACCCTCGACCTCCCCGGCACCACCATCACCCCCCAACCCCTCGACACCGCCCCCACCAAATTCGACCTCGACTTCACCTTCACCGAACGGCACGGCGCCGACGGCAGCCCCGGCGGTGTCGACGGCCTGTTGCACTACTCGGCCGACCTGTTCGAACGTGCCACCGCAGAGGCCCTGACCCAGCGGCTGCTGCGCCTCCTCACCACCGCCGGCGCCGCCCCGGACACTCCCATCGGAGCGATGGAACTGCTCTCCCCGCAGGAGCGCGTCCGCATCCTCTCCCGGTGGAACGACACCGCCCTTCCGCTGCCGGACGACCGGCCGGTGCACGAGATCTTCGAGGAACAGGTACGGAACAACCCCGATGCCACGGCGGTGGTCGACGCCGACGGCACCCTGACCTTCCGCGAGCTGAACGCCCGCGCGAACCGGCTGGCGTGGCTGTTGATCAGCCAGGGCATCCGGCCGGAACAGCGAGTGGCCACTTTGCTCCCACGGGCCGGCGAGCACATCGTGGCGCTGCTGGCCGCGCTCAAAGCGGGCTGCTGCTACGTGCCCATGGACCCGGAGTACCCCAAGGACCGGATCGCCCTGATGCTGGCGGACGCCGCGCCGTCCTTCCTGCTGACCGACAGGGAGAACGTGGCCCGGCTCCGGCCGGGAACCAAATCCTCGATCGAGGTGCTGGTCCTCGACGACCCCGCCATGCGTCAGTCCCTCAGCCGGTACGCGCCGGTCGACCCGCACCCTGCGGACCGGCCCGTACCGCTGCGCCCGGACCATCTCGCCTACGTCATCTACACCTCGGGTTCGACGGGCCGGCCGAAGGGGGTGGCCGTGGAGCACCGCAATCTCAGCAACCTGTTCCACGCCCACTTCGCGGTGTTCGCGCCTCAGGTGGCGGCCTCCGGGGACCACCGGTTCCGTGCCCTGGTGACCGGACCGCTGACCTTCGACTCCTCCTGGGAACCGGTCCTGTGGCTGATAGGCGGCCATGAACTGCACCTCGTGCACGACGAGGTCCGCCGCGACCCGGAGGCGATGGCCGAGTACATCGGCGCCGCGGGCATCGACTACATGGAGCTCTCGCCGACGTACTGCCGGCAGCTGATGACGGCGGGCATGCTGTCCGCAGGGCAGCCGTCGCAACCGCGCATCGTCGAGCTCGGCGGCGAGGCCGTCGACCAGGCGCTGTGGAGCGAACTCCGCGCCACTTCCGGGACCGAGGGCTTCAACACCTACGGCCCGACGGAGTGCACGGTGTACGTCTCGCACGGCGCGGCGGCCGATCACGAGCGGCCGGTGATCGGCCGGCCGATCGGCAACAACCGTATGTACGTGCTCGACGTGGGCCTGCGGCCCCTGCCCGCCGGGGTGGTCGGCGAGCTGTATCTGGCCGGGGCGGGCACGGCACGCGGGTACCTGGGCCGGCCGGGACTGACGGCACAGCGGTTCGTGGCCTGCCCGTTCGGAGAGCCGGGGGAGCGCATGTACCGGACCGGGGACCTGGCGCGCTGGAGCGCCGACGGTGTCCTGGAATACGTGGGCCGCACCGACGACCAGGTGAAGGTCCGCGGCTTCCGGATCGAACCCGGCGAGGTGGAGTCGGTGCTCGCCGGACACGACGCGGTCCGCCAGGTGACCGTGATCGTCCGCGAGGACCGGCCGGGGGAGCGCAAGCTGGTGGCCTATGTGGTTCCCACGGAGCAGGGCCGGGCGGACGCCGGCGAGCTGCGCCGCCTCGCCACGGCGTCGCTGCCCCGCCACATGGTGCCGTCGTCGTTCGTGTTCCTGGACGCCCTGCCGCTGACCTCACGCGGAAAGCTGGACCGGCGGATGCTGCCGGCACCGGGTGACGGGACGGCGGAGCGCCGCCGAGGCCCGCGAACGGTGCGCGAGGAGCTGTTGTGCGGGCTGTTCGCCGAGGTCCTCGGGGTGCCCGAAGTGGGCATCGACGACGACTTCTTCGCCCTGGGCGGCCACTCGATGCTCGCCACCCGGCTGATCGCCCGGGGACGTTCGGTGCTCGGCGCCGAGCTGGGCATCAGGACCCTGTTCGATGCCCCCACCGTCGCCGGACTCGCCGACCGGCTCTCGCAGGACATGCCCGACGACTCCCTCGCGGTCCTGCTCCCGCTGCGCTCCGTACGCCGGGCGGTCACGCCGTCCCGCACACGGGGCGCCACACCCCCCGAGCCGCTCTTCTGCGTCCACCCGGCGGCCGGAATCAGCTGGGTGTACTCCGGGCTGCTCCGCCACCTGGCACCCGACCAGCCCGTGTACGGCCTCCAGGCACACGGGCTCACCGAACCCGATGCTGCTCCGGGAAGCATGGCGGAGATGGTGGAGGCGTACCTCGCGCAGATCAGGTCGGTACAGCCGGACGGCCCCTTCTCGCTCCTCGGCTGGTCCTTCGGCGGAGTGGTCGCCCACGAGATGGCGGTACGGCTCCAGGAGGCCGGACAGAAAGTCAACTCGCTGATTCTGATGGACAGTTACCCGTCGAACGCGACCGTCGACGGCCATGACAAGGGAAGGAGGAAGAAGAGCGGATCAGGGGCGGACGGGAGCGACGCACAGGACGCGGAAGAACTGAGGCAGGCCCTGTTCGACTCCCTCGGGCACCAGGCGGACTCCACGGCCGGCCCGCTCGCACTCCTCGGGGAACAGGGCCTGGCGGCCATGGTCCGGGTGTTCGCGCGCAACAGCCGCCTCCAGAACGGATTCGTTCCGCGCTCGTTCCGGGGCGATGTGCTGTTCTTCGAGGCCACCGAGGGCTGGGTTCCGGGCATGCAGCGGCCGCAGGCCTGGCGGCCCCACGTGACGGGCCGGCTCGCCGTCACACCCGTACGTGGCGCGCACGGTGAGCTGACCCGCCCCGAGCAGCTCGCGCAGATCGGCCCGGTGCTGGCCAACTGGTGTGCCAGGCACAGGAAGTGA
- a CDS encoding MbtH family protein, whose product MTHTHPFEDVDGSYLVLVNQHHQHSLWPSHLAPPQGWTVTRGADGYQACLDHIEEHWRDLTPQPATGN is encoded by the coding sequence GTGACGCACACGCACCCCTTCGAAGACGTCGACGGCAGCTATCTCGTCCTGGTCAACCAGCACCACCAGCACTCCCTCTGGCCGTCGCACCTGGCACCTCCGCAGGGCTGGACGGTGACCCGGGGCGCGGACGGATATCAGGCCTGCCTCGACCACATCGAGGAGCACTGGCGCGATCTGACGCCGCAGCCCGCCACCGGCAACTGA
- a CDS encoding thioesterase II family protein translates to MAGPQDTTVIPIKPPDRHTVRTLLCLGFCGGGTGPYHSWSDSLPAEVALSAICYPGREGRFLEPYAADWEELAADATTAVLSAVDGPYVLFGHSMGGWMAFDVAARIEDAAGPAPEALVVSSCNAPDRGLTPRDMFPARQDTDAELLDWMRTNGLMPEHVLADPGLQEMAVELMRADIRVRDTFRCRPGATVGVPVQMLSATDDDVIEPDAGNQWRRVARCAYRHDVLPGGHFYTPGIWRQLPVHIAPLTAPASHAAV, encoded by the coding sequence ATGGCCGGACCTCAGGACACCACCGTCATCCCGATCAAACCACCGGACCGCCACACCGTCCGCACGCTCCTCTGCCTGGGCTTCTGCGGCGGCGGCACCGGGCCGTACCACTCCTGGAGCGACAGCCTGCCCGCCGAGGTGGCCCTCTCCGCCATCTGCTACCCCGGCCGGGAGGGGCGCTTCCTGGAGCCGTACGCGGCCGACTGGGAGGAACTCGCCGCGGACGCCACCACCGCCGTGCTCTCCGCGGTCGACGGGCCGTACGTCCTGTTCGGCCACAGCATGGGCGGATGGATGGCCTTCGACGTCGCGGCCCGGATCGAGGATGCGGCCGGCCCGGCACCGGAGGCGCTGGTCGTCTCCTCGTGCAACGCGCCCGACCGCGGACTGACTCCACGGGACATGTTCCCCGCGCGCCAGGACACCGACGCCGAGCTGCTGGACTGGATGCGCACCAACGGCCTGATGCCCGAACACGTGCTGGCGGACCCGGGACTCCAGGAGATGGCCGTGGAGCTCATGCGTGCGGACATCCGGGTCCGTGACACTTTCCGCTGTCGGCCGGGGGCCACGGTGGGCGTCCCCGTCCAGATGCTCTCCGCGACGGACGACGACGTCATCGAGCCGGACGCAGGAAACCAGTGGCGCCGGGTCGCGCGGTGTGCGTACCGCCACGATGTGCTGCCCGGCGGGCACTTCTACACCCCGGGGATCTGGCGGCAGCTGCCGGTTCACATCGCTCCGCTCACCGCACCGGCCTCACACGCCGCAGTCTGA